In the Dyella humicola genome, CGCGGATACCGTGGCGCGCTTGACCTGTAAGGCAGCAATGATTTCCTGATGCGGAACGGGACGACCACCAGCGCCCCAGAGCACGGCGAGCGCCATGAATCGCGCAGGTGAACCTGCCGTGCCTTCCAGCCACGCGTTCAACATGTTGTTGATCTGCTGGCTCACCAATTTGAGCGTGAAAACGGTTTCCAGACGCTGGGCAGCCGCCAGCGGAAACCGGCGCAGGTAGGCCTCGCGCAGATACGGGGTGGGAAAGTTCTGGTCGCTGGTCGAATCGTCGTCTGTCAAAGCATTTCCCCTCTCCAAAACTATCTGGTACTGGATTGTATGTTACAAGACAATTTCTTGCGATAGATATAACACCTCAAAAACAATGAGATAAGCCGTTTATTGTCGGCTGGCGGCCTGCGTGTTGACTTGTTCGTGGCCTAACAGTATTGTATGGCGCCATACAACATGGCGAAGGGCGAGCCACGACACGGATGCTCGTGTCAGCGCCGTCGCCGTGAACGCTTCGAGCTGTGAAGGGAGTCCAGCTGGACATCCCCGAAACGCCGGTCAGGCAAACCGCCGGCGCTTTTTTTTAACCACATATCTGACTAGTCAGATATTTGAGCCGCTAGTCGCTGCATTGACACCTACGTCGCCGCACCGGATTTCCATGATCGCATCCACTTCGCCCGCTGCACCGTCCCCGGCCCCCTTAACAGGCATCCGGTTTGCACTCGGTGCCTTCGCCGTTGCACTTGCCACCTTCATGAACGTGCTTGACTCCTCGATTGCCAACGTCGCCATTCCGACGCTGTCGGGCGATCTAGGCGTGTCGGTCGACGAAGGTACGTGGGTGATCACCATGTTCGCCGCCGCCAACGCGGTGGCGATTCCGCTCACCGGCTGGCTCACCCAACGCATCGGTCAGGTCAAACTGTTCGTCGGAGCGATTCTGCTCTTCGTGATTTCCTCTGCATTGTGCGGCATAGCACCCACCCTCCCGGTGCTGCTGGCGGCCCGCGTGCTACAGGGATTGGCCGCGGGTCCACTGGTGCCGTTGTCGCAAGCCCTGCTGCTCACGACGTTTCCAAAACACAAAAGCGGCAGCGCGTTGTCGTTGTGGGCCATGACAGCAACGGTCGGTCCGATCGCTGGCCCGGCTTTGGGTGGCTGGATCACCGATAGCTACAGCTGGTCGTGGATCTTCTACATCAACGTGCCGGTAGGCCTATTCGCTGCTGCCGCGGTGTGGGCGATCTATCGTGACCGTGAATCGCCCGCTCGTCGTTTGCCGATCGACACCGTTGGGCTGATCTCCCTGATCGGCTGGGTCGCGGCACTGCAAATCATGCTCGACAAGGGCAAGGATCTGGATTGGTTCAACTCACCTGTGATCTGTGCGCTTGGCGTATTCGCGCTGCTCACGTTCGCGTTCTTCGTGATCTGGGAGCTGACCGAAGAGAAGCCCATCGTCGATCTGCGATTGTTCGCCGGACGCAACTTCCTCGGAGGCACGGTCGCCATCTCTGTCGCCTATGCGATCTTCTTCGCGAACCTGGTGATCCTTCCGCAATGGATTCAGGAGTATCTCGGTTATCGCTCGGTCGACGCAGGCTTGGTGACCGCTCCGCTGGGAGTCTTCGCCGTGATGCTTGCGCCGATGATGGGCAGGATGATGCAGAAGATCGATGCACGCATCTTGGCGACACTGGCCTTCGCCGGTTTTTCAGCGGTCTTCTTCCTGCGCTCGAATTACACTACCAACGTGGATCAATACACCTTGATCCTGCCAACGCTGCTCCAGGGTATTCCGACCGCTCTATTCTTCGTGCCGTTGACCGCGATCATCCTGTCGGGCTTGAGCCCCGATAAGATCCCCTCCGCCGCGGGCTTGTCGAATTTCGCGCGCATCCTCGCGGGCGCCGTTGGAACATCACTACTGGCCACTGGCTGGAACGACCGCACGATCCTGCATCACGCACGGCTGGTCGAGCAGGCCAACAGCTATAACTCGATCTTCAACGAATCGATCTCGCAGGCGCAGTCGACGCTCCACGTCGGTGCGTCCAATGCGCTCGCGTTCATCGAGAACGGATTGGGCGCGCAGGCGGCCATGCTCGGTCTCAATGACATCTTCTGGATGTCCGCCGTCATCTTCGTTGTGATCATTCCGCTGATTTGGGTCACTCATCCAAGCAAGGATGCGGCGGCTGGAGCGGCGGCCGCTGGTGGCCATTGATAAGACGCAAACAGGACCGTTACCGAACGACGCATACAACGCGTCCGAGGACTTCGACGTGGAACACTACACACAGAAAACCTTCTCGAGGACGCACAGCATCGGCTTCATGTTGACCAAGGCGCGCAACCTGGTGACTGCGGAGATGGATGCGGCCGTCAAGCGGCTGGGCATTACCAGCCACCAGATAGGCATCATCCTCTGGCTTAGTCGCGGCATGGCTGCCACACCCTTTGAGATGTCGAAGCATCTAAGCATCGACACCGGTCTGATGAGCCGCATGCTGGACAAACTTGAGGCAAAGGGGCTGCTCAAGCGTTCCCGAAGCAACCTAGATCGCCGCGTCGTCGATCTGACGTTGACCAGCACAGGCGAGGCGATCGCCGCCGAGATTCCAAATATTGCGTTGCCGGTGTTCAACCGGCGTCTGAGGAACTTCAGCGAGGCCGAGTTCAACGAACTGCAGCGGCTCCTTCACAAGTTCATTGACGTCGATACCCCTCGCCAACCTTCTTGAGGCCGAAGCGCGCGCGCTCCAGCCGATAAAACCCACCCCACTTACCGAGACAAAGACCATGCGTGTTCAGCTCATTGCAGCAGCGGTCGGATTGACCGTCGCACTGGCAGGCTGTGCCAGCACCGGCGGGCTGCATCCGGACGGCGCTCCCATCCACCCAGACTCTCTCGAGGTTGAGCGCACGCTCGCAAACGTCAAGGTGTCACCTGCCGCTTGGCCTGAAGCTGACTGGTGGACCTCATTGGGCGATGGCCAGCTCAATGCATTGATTGCCGAGGCCCTGCACGACAACCCAGGTCTCGCAGAGGCCGATGCACGGGCGCGCCAGGCGCAGTCAGAAGCATCGAAGGCCGATGCTGATCGCAAGCCGGAAGTGGATCTCGCGGGAAGCGTTACCGAGGTTCGCTTACCGACAACGCTGCCACCCATAGGCAAGGGCCATAACAAGACCGCCAAGTATGTCTCCGCCAGTTTCAAATGGGATCTGGATCTTTGGGGTGGCGAACGCGCAGCGTGGGAGGCCGCTCTTGGTCAGCAGCGGTCGGCGGAAGTCGACGCCCATGCGGCGCGGATTGAACTGTCCACGAACGTCGCTCGCGCCTACGTGCAGCTCGGTTACGCCTACACTCAGCAAGATGTCGCATCGGCCGAGCTCGAGCGGGCGACCGACGTGCGCGGGTTGACGCAACGACGCGTCGCCGCTGGCATCGATAGCCTGGTGCAGCTCAAGCAAAGCGACTCAGAAGTGGCCAGTGCACAGGGTAGAAAGGCGCAGGCGGATCGTGCGATCGATGCAGCGCGGTCCGCGCTGTCCGTGCTCCTGGGCAAAGGTCCGGATCGCGGCCTGACGATCACCCGCCCCCAGCTTTTGCCACCCGGCGCCGTGAGCGTGCCATCCGATCTGCCGGTCGAATTGCTTGGGCATCGCGCGGACCTCGTCGCCGCACGGTGGCGCGTGGAAGCCGCTGACAAGGATATTGACGCGGCCAAGACCCAATTCCTTCCGAACGTCAACATCACCGCCATGGCGGGTCTGGTCGCGCTCGGCGGCGGCAATCTCTTCCAGGCGAAGTCCCGCTTCTACGACGCGGGCCCGGCGATCAGTCTGCCGATCTTTGATGGCGGTCGCCGCCGTGCGGATTTGAACAGCAAGGACGCGCAATACGATCTCGCCGTGGCGCAGTACAACGAGACGCTCGTGCGTGCAGTCAACGAAGTGTGTGACGACAACAATGCACTGACCTCGTTGCAGGTGCAAATCGACGCGCAGCAGCGCGCACTCGAGGCGGCTAACGATGCCTGGACGCTGGCCGAGCAACGCTACAAGGCTGGCATTGGCAGTTACCTGGAAGCCCTCATCGTGCGCCAGCAGTTACTGGTCGCCCAGGATCGCCTGGCGACGCTGCATGCCGAACAAACCGATTACTCCGTGCAAATCATCAGGGCGCTTGGTGGTGGCTTCCACCCAGGCCAGCCCGCTCCCGACGTGTCGACAGTCGCCGCCGATGCGAACTCGCCTTCCCTCATTCATCATCGCTCTTGAGTCAGTCATCATGTCTACACAAATATCTTCGGCTCCTAACGGAGCCGCGCAACCCACGAAGCATGGCCGTAGCATCATGCTCCGCATCCTGGGTGCAGCTGTCCTTGCGGGCGCCATTGGTTTTGGTGCTTGGTACGTGCTGGCGAGTCGCTGGTACGAAGGTACCGACGACGCTTACGTCAACGGCAACGTCGTGCAGATCACGCCGCAGATTGTCGGCACCGTGGTCAGCATCGGTGCCGATGACGGCGACTTCGTGAAACAGGGCGATGTGTTGGTCACGCTCGACAAGGCGGACGCGGATGTCGCCCTGGAGAATGCCGCTGCGAACCTTGCCAATACCGTTCGCAAGGTGCGTGGTCTGTACAGCACAGTGTCAGGTGCGCAGGCTGATGTGGCCGTGCGTCAAACGGCGGTACAGAAGGCAAAGGACGACTACGATCGTCGCGCCAACCTGGCTAGCTCCGGCGCGATATCCGCGGAAGAGCTCTCACACGCCAAGGATGCCCTGACCGCTGCCGAGAGCTCGCTCACCACGGCCGAACAGCAGCTGCAGACCAATAAGGTGTTAGTGGACGACACCATTGTCACGTCGCATCCCGATGTCAAAGCCGCTGCCTCTCAATATCGTGCCGCTTACCTCACAGAAGTGCGCACGACCATGGTGGCACCGGTAACGGGCTACGTCGCCAAGCGCAGCGTGCAGGTTGGCCAGCGCGTGCAGCCTGGAGCGGCCTTGATGGCCGTTGTGCCGCTGCACGAGGTATGGATCGACGCCAACTTCAAGGAGACCCAGCTCATGCACATGCGCATCGGCCAGCCGGTGGAAGTGACGTCGGACATCTATGGTCACGCGGTCAAGTACGACGGCAAGGTGCTGGAGCTCGGTGTGGGCACGGGCGGCGCCTTTTCGCTGCTGCCGGCGCAAAATGCCACCGGCAACTGGATCAAGATCGTGCAGCGCATGCCCGTACGTGTGGTATTCACCGACCCCAAGCAGCTCGACCAACATCCGTTACGCGTCGGCATGTCTTTGACCACGAGGGTGGACTTGCACGACAAGAGTGGCCCGATGCTTGCTCAGAAGGTACCCACGCGGCCGGCTTTCAGCACGGATGTGTATGAGCAGCAGTTGGCGCACGCTGACGAGCAAGTCGCTCAGCTCATTCACAAGAATATGGCCGGTGATGCGAAGTAGGTACGCCAGCGCAGGAGCAGGGCCTGTGGTGGTGCATTGCTGATTAGGCTGGCGTGCGCGTGAATCTGCACGCCGGTCGAACTATGAGCAGCGGCATGGCGCAGCTCTCCTCAGCATCCCATCTCTCTGTGGACTTCGGCCAACACGTCTCAATTAATCGATGCGCCGCGAAGAAGCTGTCCGTGGGTTCTGCAGTCAATGCCCGGACGATAGACAAAACGCCACGCAAACAACTTTTTCGCGCGGAGTGACTATGAACAAGCACGCGACGAATACCGGTCGCCGGACAAATGGGCGTGTGGCGCTTGCACCGCACCCCTTAGAGCACGTCAGCGAGCAAACTGCGACAGAAACGATCTACAAGGTCACGGAGGTCGCAAGATCGTTGAGGTGCGCAAGCCAACTGATGGAAAAGTGGGTGGCTATGGCTGCAGGAGCGAGTGAGCACCTGACGATGTCGCATTGGCTCGTGCTTGTTCGCCTTTCAAGTGCACCGACGTGCAAGCAGGCGGAGCTGAAATGCGACACAAAGATTTCCGCTCCGCATTTGACGAGACTGATCGATGATCTAACTCGACAAGGTCTGGTGCGCCGGCACCGCTCATCATCAGACCGCCGGCAAATCCTCCTTGCACTTACAGAACAGGGGAGGGCTGCAGCGCTTGGTCTATTGGCCTCGTTGGACCATGTCAGCGGGCCATCGCAGCTCAACGCCATCGAAGACCTTGGTACATCTCTCGAACAGTTTGTGTCGCTCGCGGCCGGTGATGGATGGTTTGGCGGTGGGGTGTAGTCCTTGAGTGAGACATACCCGAATTCGCTGCCATTACAGATCGCCAATGCGGTCTTTGTCATCGGCCTGAACGGGCCAGGGTCGGCAAGACAAGTGCATTGTTCAGCCGGTACCGGAACGCTGTCAGGTCATCTCTGAATGCTGCTGTCGGGGATGCGCTTGGGCGGTACCGTGTAGCCGGGAATGGTGTAGAGCAGGGTGTCGAGCGATTCGCTTGCACGCTCAAGCAGCACGCGGCCATCGGCTTCGACGACTGGCAGGGGTTGAGCGGAAAAGTCGAGCCAGCGCACGTCGAGACGACCGCGAAGGGTGTGCCGCAATCGGCGAACCCGTTCATGCGCTTGTGCACGTTGCGCGGGTGTCAGGCCGTATTCGCCTTGCGTCCGATAGCCGCTGCCGCGTGGGATGAAAGGCAGTACGCACCATTGCGGCACGCCTTCGGCCAGGCAGAAGTCCGCCATCCAGTCCAGTACCCATTCACCGCCGGAGACGACGGTTGTCTGTATCCCGGTGGGAATGCCAGCCATGAGCAGGGAGCGTAGATGCCGTGTAGCCAGGTCGAAGGCCGCGCGACCCACCACCGCGTCATGGTGTGCGCGATCGCCGTGCAGGCTCAACTTGACCCGGGTGCGTGCCGCACCGAGCGCCGGCAGCAGTCGATCGGGCAGCGCGATGCCATTGGTGGTGAGCCGCGAGCCACCGCCTTGGGCCCGCAC is a window encoding:
- a CDS encoding MarR family winged helix-turn-helix transcriptional regulator yields the protein MTDDDSTSDQNFPTPYLREAYLRRFPLAAAQRLETVFTLKLVSQQINNMLNAWLEGTAGSPARFMALAVLWGAGGRPVPHQEIIAALQVKRATVSALMFSLEQDGLVQSIGDEKDRRRLLATLTAKGKNVITSAMEMNAHRLERVFVDLSPDELDVIQRLLRRMRDGFAKVSNEKN
- a CDS encoding DHA2 family efflux MFS transporter permease subunit; translation: MIASTSPAAPSPAPLTGIRFALGAFAVALATFMNVLDSSIANVAIPTLSGDLGVSVDEGTWVITMFAAANAVAIPLTGWLTQRIGQVKLFVGAILLFVISSALCGIAPTLPVLLAARVLQGLAAGPLVPLSQALLLTTFPKHKSGSALSLWAMTATVGPIAGPALGGWITDSYSWSWIFYINVPVGLFAAAAVWAIYRDRESPARRLPIDTVGLISLIGWVAALQIMLDKGKDLDWFNSPVICALGVFALLTFAFFVIWELTEEKPIVDLRLFAGRNFLGGTVAISVAYAIFFANLVILPQWIQEYLGYRSVDAGLVTAPLGVFAVMLAPMMGRMMQKIDARILATLAFAGFSAVFFLRSNYTTNVDQYTLILPTLLQGIPTALFFVPLTAIILSGLSPDKIPSAAGLSNFARILAGAVGTSLLATGWNDRTILHHARLVEQANSYNSIFNESISQAQSTLHVGASNALAFIENGLGAQAAMLGLNDIFWMSAVIFVVIIPLIWVTHPSKDAAAGAAAAGGH
- a CDS encoding MarR family winged helix-turn-helix transcriptional regulator translates to MAIDKTQTGPLPNDAYNASEDFDVEHYTQKTFSRTHSIGFMLTKARNLVTAEMDAAVKRLGITSHQIGIILWLSRGMAATPFEMSKHLSIDTGLMSRMLDKLEAKGLLKRSRSNLDRRVVDLTLTSTGEAIAAEIPNIALPVFNRRLRNFSEAEFNELQRLLHKFIDVDTPRQPS
- a CDS encoding efflux transporter outer membrane subunit, which codes for MRVQLIAAAVGLTVALAGCASTGGLHPDGAPIHPDSLEVERTLANVKVSPAAWPEADWWTSLGDGQLNALIAEALHDNPGLAEADARARQAQSEASKADADRKPEVDLAGSVTEVRLPTTLPPIGKGHNKTAKYVSASFKWDLDLWGGERAAWEAALGQQRSAEVDAHAARIELSTNVARAYVQLGYAYTQQDVASAELERATDVRGLTQRRVAAGIDSLVQLKQSDSEVASAQGRKAQADRAIDAARSALSVLLGKGPDRGLTITRPQLLPPGAVSVPSDLPVELLGHRADLVAARWRVEAADKDIDAAKTQFLPNVNITAMAGLVALGGGNLFQAKSRFYDAGPAISLPIFDGGRRRADLNSKDAQYDLAVAQYNETLVRAVNEVCDDNNALTSLQVQIDAQQRALEAANDAWTLAEQRYKAGIGSYLEALIVRQQLLVAQDRLATLHAEQTDYSVQIIRALGGGFHPGQPAPDVSTVAADANSPSLIHHRS
- a CDS encoding efflux RND transporter periplasmic adaptor subunit is translated as MSTQISSAPNGAAQPTKHGRSIMLRILGAAVLAGAIGFGAWYVLASRWYEGTDDAYVNGNVVQITPQIVGTVVSIGADDGDFVKQGDVLVTLDKADADVALENAAANLANTVRKVRGLYSTVSGAQADVAVRQTAVQKAKDDYDRRANLASSGAISAEELSHAKDALTAAESSLTTAEQQLQTNKVLVDDTIVTSHPDVKAAASQYRAAYLTEVRTTMVAPVTGYVAKRSVQVGQRVQPGAALMAVVPLHEVWIDANFKETQLMHMRIGQPVEVTSDIYGHAVKYDGKVLELGVGTGGAFSLLPAQNATGNWIKIVQRMPVRVVFTDPKQLDQHPLRVGMSLTTRVDLHDKSGPMLAQKVPTRPAFSTDVYEQQLAHADEQVAQLIHKNMAGDAK
- a CDS encoding MarR family transcriptional regulator, with the protein product MNKHATNTGRRTNGRVALAPHPLEHVSEQTATETIYKVTEVARSLRCASQLMEKWVAMAAGASEHLTMSHWLVLVRLSSAPTCKQAELKCDTKISAPHLTRLIDDLTRQGLVRRHRSSSDRRQILLALTEQGRAAALGLLASLDHVSGPSQLNAIEDLGTSLEQFVSLAAGDGWFGGGV
- a CDS encoding radical SAM protein, giving the protein MKLHLPAMVCFRVTRYCNARCGFCLAPPDGAHPPAHVLMQRLDWLAGQGVRTIHFCGGEPTIHPALPELLAHVRAQGGGSRLTTNGIALPDRLLPALGAARTRVKLSLHGDRAHHDAVVGRAAFDLATRHLRSLLMAGIPTGIQTTVVSGGEWVLDWMADFCLAEGVPQWCVLPFIPRGSGYRTQGEYGLTPAQRAQAHERVRRLRHTLRGRLDVRWLDFSAQPLPVVEADGRVLLERASESLDTLLYTIPGYTVPPKRIPDSSIQR